A genomic window from Myxococcota bacterium includes:
- a CDS encoding rod shape-determining protein, with protein MYRWLAGLLSNDLAIDLGTANVLVYVKGRGIICSEPSVVAVADGPNGTRKVLAVGTEAKEMVGRTPGTIRAIRPIKDGVIADFEVTEAMLRYFIQKAHNRRRLVRPRIVICVPPCITSVEKRAVRESAISAGAREVYLMEEPMAAAIGAGLNVTEPTGNMVIDIGGGTTDVAVISLAGIVTSSSVRVGGDKLDEAIIHYVKRKHNLLVGERTAEIIKITIGTAMSNGPSKTMEIKGRDLVAGIPKMIVLSSDEVREALAEPIHQIIDTVLQTLERTPPELAADIVDRGIVLVGGGALLRDFDQLLRQETKLPIVRGDDPFTAVAAGAGKALDQIELLREVAMPT; from the coding sequence ATGTACAGGTGGCTGGCGGGGCTCTTGTCGAACGATCTGGCGATCGACCTCGGCACCGCGAACGTCCTCGTCTACGTCAAAGGCCGGGGAATCATCTGCAGTGAGCCGTCGGTGGTGGCGGTGGCGGACGGTCCGAACGGCACCCGCAAGGTGCTGGCGGTCGGCACGGAAGCGAAGGAGATGGTCGGCCGCACGCCGGGCACCATCCGCGCCATCCGCCCGATCAAGGACGGAGTCATTGCCGACTTCGAAGTCACCGAGGCGATGCTGCGCTACTTCATCCAGAAAGCGCACAACCGTCGCCGGCTGGTGCGCCCGCGCATCGTGATCTGCGTGCCGCCCTGCATCACCTCGGTCGAGAAGCGCGCCGTGCGTGAGTCGGCCATCTCGGCCGGCGCGCGCGAGGTGTATCTCATGGAGGAGCCCATGGCCGCCGCGATCGGCGCCGGGCTCAACGTGACCGAGCCGACCGGCAACATGGTGATCGACATCGGCGGAGGCACGACCGACGTGGCGGTGATCTCACTCGCCGGGATCGTGACTTCCAGCTCCGTACGCGTCGGCGGCGACAAGCTCGACGAGGCGATCATCCACTACGTGAAGCGCAAGCACAATCTCCTGGTCGGTGAGCGGACGGCAGAGATCATCAAGATCACCATCGGCACGGCCATGTCCAACGGCCCCAGCAAGACCATGGAGATCAAGGGCCGCGACCTGGTCGCCGGCATCCCGAAGATGATCGTGCTCTCGTCCGACGAGGTGCGCGAGGCGCTCGCCGAGCCGATCCACCAGATCATCGATACGGTCCTGCAGACGCTCGAGCGCACCCCGCCGGAGCTGGCCGCCGACATCGTCGACCGCGGCATCGTGCTCGTGGGCGGCGGCGCGCTCCTGCGCGACTTCGACCAGCTCCTGCGCCAGGAGACCAAGCTCCCGATCGTGCGCGGCGACGACCCGTTCACGGCGGTGGCGGCGGGCGCCGGCAAGGCGCTGGACCAGATCGAGCTGCTGCGCGAAGTCGCCATGCCTACCTGA